A stretch of the Sphingobacterium thalpophilum genome encodes the following:
- a CDS encoding helix-turn-helix domain-containing protein: MNIELLNTHRNELLSLLEEPEGYVIPKEYDLIETVDIKQDKDMYLERRRIHLDGVYINVYKRSQAHEREIWVRSDAPYLQMHFEISGGSAYYFHQNKTFAVPISEGEFSFFYVPELNGRLVDPPCKDAVTVEIEISEKWIRQHIGTSPSPAMDFVDDIASGRPALLGGRSHLISPQIFRAVQDLLECPYAGNIKRLYLEAKLMELLAHQLFQVQGTGKGRQQQRYSKADIEQLHFVREKIISDLTKHHSIDELSYLSHMNRTKLQAGFKELFGVTIHDFIVEQRMNLAYKLLTESYAHYWNISEIAGKVGYQRSNHFSAAFKKRFGLSPSSFLKK; the protein is encoded by the coding sequence ATGAATATAGAACTGTTGAATACGCATCGAAATGAACTGCTCTCGCTCCTGGAGGAGCCCGAAGGCTACGTTATTCCCAAGGAATATGACCTTATCGAGACGGTAGATATCAAGCAAGACAAGGACATGTACCTGGAACGCAGGCGTATTCATCTGGATGGTGTGTACATCAATGTGTATAAGCGATCGCAGGCGCATGAGCGTGAAATATGGGTACGCTCTGACGCCCCCTATCTACAGATGCATTTTGAGATATCAGGAGGATCAGCTTATTATTTTCATCAAAACAAAACATTTGCAGTGCCGATTTCCGAAGGCGAGTTCAGCTTCTTTTATGTTCCGGAATTAAACGGCAGGTTGGTGGATCCACCATGTAAGGATGCCGTTACCGTCGAGATAGAAATTTCAGAAAAATGGATCCGGCAGCATATCGGGACATCCCCCTCCCCCGCGATGGATTTTGTCGATGACATTGCATCGGGCAGGCCCGCATTGTTAGGAGGCAGATCGCATCTGATTTCGCCCCAGATTTTTCGTGCCGTACAGGATCTTTTGGAATGTCCCTATGCAGGAAACATCAAACGCCTGTATCTCGAGGCCAAACTCATGGAGTTATTGGCTCATCAACTTTTTCAGGTTCAGGGCACAGGAAAGGGCAGACAGCAGCAGCGCTACTCCAAAGCAGATATCGAACAATTGCATTTTGTCAGAGAAAAGATCATCTCCGACCTCACAAAACATCATAGTATTGATGAATTATCCTATTTGTCCCATATGAACCGAACGAAATTACAGGCGGGATTTAAAGAACTCTTTGGTGTCACGATACATGATTTTATTGTTGAGCAGCGGATGAATCTAGCGTACAAATTGCTGACCGAATCTTACGCTCATTATTGGAACATTTCAGAAATTGCAGGCAAAGTAGGCTACCAACGGAGCAATCATTTTTCTGCAGCCTTTAAAAAAAGATTTGGACTCTCGCCCAGTTCATTCTTAAAAAAGTAA
- a CDS encoding cupin domain-containing protein, whose amino-acid sequence MEILKVNLKDESAALKELWSLKQVARVNDHVVNMAKIKGEFEMHTHENGEKLFYVVEGVLFIEFADGDSIEVGTGEFVVIPKGSWHKPYAHEETTILFFESR is encoded by the coding sequence ATGGAAATCTTGAAAGTAAATTTAAAAGATGAATCGGCGGCATTGAAGGAACTCTGGTCGCTCAAGCAGGTCGCCCGAGTTAATGATCATGTGGTCAATATGGCGAAGATCAAAGGCGAATTTGAAATGCATACACATGAAAATGGTGAAAAGCTATTTTATGTGGTCGAGGGTGTGCTGTTCATCGAATTTGCCGATGGGGATAGCATCGAGGTCGGAACGGGTGAATTTGTGGTCATCCCTAAAGGCTCCTGGCATAAACCTTATGCACATGAGGAGACAACTATTTTATTTTTCGAATCCAGATAG
- a CDS encoding iron chelate uptake ABC transporter family permease subunit yields the protein MSRQAVIINLAALLMMVLFVFFRADISDVFIMTGRLERLFTLVLVSLTLAYSTIVFQTISANRILTPSLMGYEHLFVLSQVLMLMALGSGSELVRSKLWSFVFSTAIMTAYSFALYVLLFRNHKKNVYYILLIGLVLGMFFSATTQFLQMAIDPNEYGYVQSAMFSSLGRTSIDTLAIALLVVAALLLYVKRYFRYLDVLSLGREYALGLGVDYDDLVRKQLLAISVLVSVSTALVGPITFVGIFVSGITYRLSATASHARTIGLAAGIALILMTGAQFAIEHILNYRHSLSVLINLLGGSYFFVLMIKQLRK from the coding sequence ATGAGCAGACAGGCAGTGATCATAAATCTGGCAGCCCTGCTCATGATGGTGCTATTTGTGTTTTTTCGCGCCGATATAAGCGACGTTTTCATCATGACAGGTAGGCTGGAGCGACTATTTACGTTGGTACTGGTCAGTCTGACCCTGGCCTATTCCACCATCGTGTTCCAGACGATCTCGGCAAACAGGATCCTGACGCCGTCATTGATGGGCTATGAACATCTTTTTGTGCTCTCACAGGTCCTGATGTTGATGGCTTTAGGCTCCGGTAGTGAACTCGTGCGCTCAAAACTGTGGAGTTTTGTTTTTTCGACGGCGATCATGACAGCGTATTCGTTCGCTCTATATGTATTGCTGTTTCGCAACCATAAGAAAAACGTGTACTATATTCTTCTGATCGGTCTGGTGCTGGGCATGTTTTTTAGTGCAACGACGCAATTCCTACAGATGGCCATCGACCCAAACGAGTATGGATATGTGCAGAGCGCCATGTTCTCCTCGTTAGGACGGACGTCGATAGATACACTGGCTATCGCTTTGCTGGTTGTGGCTGCCCTGCTCCTGTATGTCAAGCGTTATTTCCGGTATTTGGACGTGCTCAGCCTCGGCAGGGAGTACGCTCTCGGCCTCGGGGTGGACTATGATGACCTTGTTAGAAAACAGCTTCTGGCTATTTCAGTGCTGGTATCCGTGTCCACGGCTCTTGTCGGGCCGATTACCTTCGTTGGCATATTTGTCTCCGGTATTACCTACAGGCTGTCCGCCACAGCCTCTCATGCGCGGACCATTGGATTGGCTGCCGGAATTGCATTGATACTGATGACCGGAGCCCAGTTTGCCATCGAACATATCCTTAATTATAGACACAGCCTCAGTGTACTTATCAATCTGCTTGGGGGGAGTTACTTTTTTGTCCTTATGATCAAACAGCTTCGGAAATAA
- a CDS encoding siderophore ABC transporter substrate-binding protein — translation MNKNLFNILFAASILTFTACDNPSRTAAGETVSVQHELGTAQVPVQPRRVVVFDVGTLETLDELHIPVAGIPKDYMAKHLEKYRKDPNVQDAGSIIQPNLERVNQIKPDLVVISAVTSREYEQLSKIAPTIYLGVKNENYMQSVIDNLNTIGDIFGVRDKTDQKVAEIKRKIETAVKTISASPKKSMVLMYNAGAFSTFGNNSRYGFLYTDLKAVPADENKQAGVHGTVVSSEYISRVNPDILYIIDRNEIMLGEKTDKDEIENALIQKTNAFKNNRIIHVDPNVWYLSGGGTYSLNRMLDDVLKGYE, via the coding sequence ATGAATAAAAACCTTTTTAACATACTATTTGCGGCCAGTATATTGACTTTCACGGCCTGTGACAATCCAAGCCGGACAGCCGCGGGCGAGACTGTCTCCGTGCAGCACGAATTGGGTACGGCCCAAGTGCCTGTACAGCCCCGGAGAGTCGTGGTCTTTGATGTGGGCACATTGGAAACGCTGGATGAACTACACATCCCGGTGGCGGGTATTCCCAAAGATTACATGGCAAAGCATCTTGAAAAATATAGAAAAGATCCGAATGTACAGGATGCCGGCTCGATCATCCAGCCTAATCTGGAGCGGGTGAATCAGATAAAGCCCGATTTGGTGGTTATTTCGGCAGTAACGTCCAGAGAATATGAACAACTGTCAAAAATTGCTCCCACCATTTATCTTGGCGTCAAAAACGAAAATTATATGCAATCTGTTATCGACAATCTGAATACCATCGGTGACATCTTCGGCGTTCGGGATAAGACAGACCAGAAAGTAGCTGAAATAAAACGTAAAATCGAAACAGCAGTAAAAACCATAAGCGCCAGCCCGAAGAAAAGCATGGTATTGATGTACAATGCGGGCGCTTTCAGTACATTTGGCAACAACTCCAGGTATGGGTTTCTGTATACCGACCTGAAAGCTGTACCGGCGGATGAAAATAAGCAGGCAGGGGTACACGGAACGGTGGTATCGAGTGAGTATATCAGCCGTGTCAATCCTGATATACTGTATATCATCGACAGGAATGAGATCATGCTGGGAGAGAAGACCGATAAAGACGAAATAGAAAATGCATTGATTCAGAAAACCAATGCATTCAAGAACAACCGTATTATTCATGTGGACCCGAACGTCTGGTACCTGTCAGGTGGGGGAACATACTCCCTGAACCGGATGTTGGATGATGTATTAAAAGGATATGAGTGA
- a CDS encoding ABC transporter permease — MRWSLLLCCLILFAAVSVLLGVERLDLASLFHPGAGNRDVLWISRIPRTVTLILTGAGLSICGVILQQLTQNKFISPTTAGTLDAAKLGVLFGLLFFPQSGLLTKLIFGMFFCFSLTALFTFSMIPVVKRSTVLIPVFGVMYGYILNAVANVIGVQFNIVQNMESWMVGNFAKTLKGQYEVIYILLPLFAVCYCYANRFTIVGLGRDFTSSIGVNYMAVTCVGLMLTSIMVSITLLTVGSIPFIDLVIPNLVSLIHGDNLRKNLPYMACYGAITLVVCDIMGRVVIYPYEIPCSMIVGSLGALLFLFILIRKGR, encoded by the coding sequence GTGCGTTGGTCTTTGCTGCTGTGCTGTTTAATACTTTTTGCTGCTGTCTCCGTTTTGTTGGGTGTGGAACGGCTGGATCTGGCCAGTTTGTTCCACCCGGGGGCAGGTAATCGCGACGTGCTATGGATCAGCCGTATCCCGCGTACTGTAACGCTGATCCTGACAGGGGCAGGGCTCTCCATCTGCGGTGTCATCCTGCAGCAGCTTACGCAGAACAAGTTTATATCCCCTACAACGGCGGGGACCTTGGATGCTGCCAAACTGGGTGTTTTGTTCGGCCTGCTGTTTTTTCCGCAGTCGGGATTATTGACAAAACTTATTTTTGGTATGTTCTTCTGTTTTTCGCTGACTGCACTCTTTACCTTTTCCATGATCCCGGTTGTCAAACGGAGCACTGTGCTTATACCGGTTTTTGGCGTGATGTACGGTTACATCCTGAATGCCGTCGCTAATGTCATTGGCGTGCAGTTCAACATTGTTCAGAATATGGAAAGCTGGATGGTGGGCAATTTTGCCAAAACATTGAAGGGGCAATACGAGGTGATCTATATCCTGCTACCGCTGTTTGCTGTCTGTTATTGCTATGCCAACCGTTTTACGATCGTGGGGCTGGGCAGGGATTTTACTTCCAGCATAGGGGTTAATTACATGGCTGTAACCTGCGTAGGACTGATGCTCACATCCATCATGGTCAGCATAACCCTGCTAACCGTAGGTTCTATTCCGTTCATCGATCTGGTGATCCCCAATCTGGTATCGCTCATACACGGCGACAATTTAAGGAAGAACCTGCCTTACATGGCCTGTTACGGTGCGATAACGCTGGTTGTCTGTGATATCATGGGCAGGGTTGTAATTTATCCTTACGAGATACCCTGCAGTATGATCGTCGGTTCGCTGGGCGCGCTGCTGTTTTTGTTCATCTTAATCAGAAAAGGAAGATGA
- a CDS encoding TonB-dependent receptor plug domain-containing protein, giving the protein MKPIHKCLCYIFLLLFIGVRPVEGQTKGGLIKGYVYDEKGHPVSGATVIVRNNSMQITTDGSGRFSFDLPPDKEYSIQAGFLGKGIQVKNVYLHKNRDSRLSFILVDEITSLAEVHVSGENRNQKARNALVKAEIIDTKAAQAKAVTLVELMNRAAGVRVRQSGGLGSNTNVMLNGFQGKSIKLFKDGIPTDYLGASYNISSIPVNMLERVEVYKGVLPTEIGADALGGAVNMVSRTESSRYAALSYEIGSFNTHRASVNLKSSAGKSHFYWGLDGFYNYSDNDYKVTANIPDPDKSTVSAETVRLFHNQFKQAYAELYGGWSNLSWADELRVGWTAFRIDRDNQFAALMEKPFGAAKASEHAAIIPTVRYKKDFWDHKLTIDQFLVYSRIRGRQIDTLSGSYDWYGTYHPPVDANRRGESGNPTLASYTYSNFTSRTGLVYRTAANSSLSFNVVYNDYGRTGKDPYGPTTAGSNPVDLQSLPASYQKVVAGLGWKTELLENKLENLFQVKYYYAKTAGQEVNINTGYLNENTSRADVSKLGVAESIKYNLSKRTYLRLSGELATRLPEQTEILGNGAYVLSNFAIRPEKSTNGNIGIRTRPNDKVDIELNSFYRITKDMIITVPVNLLYSQSVNVESVRGIGFEADIRYTPGSWLSLYANGTYQDFRLYHIDNPLMDYLEGARLRNTPYFFANVGASSAFSNVFRKRDKLQAYYNMAYVHQYYLNYIPRNTEPDGFLGLWGKAKVDAPNIIPSQTVHAVGLLWQPESALPLTVNVECKNLFDAAVFDNFKVQNAGRSFHLKLNYILKY; this is encoded by the coding sequence ATGAAGCCGATTCACAAGTGTCTATGTTATATTTTTCTGCTGCTTTTTATAGGGGTACGTCCTGTCGAAGGACAGACAAAAGGCGGCCTCATCAAGGGCTATGTGTACGACGAAAAAGGGCATCCTGTCTCTGGAGCGACAGTCATCGTGCGCAACAATAGCATGCAGATCACGACGGATGGCAGTGGGCGCTTTTCGTTTGACCTGCCGCCTGACAAAGAATACAGCATTCAGGCCGGCTTTTTGGGTAAGGGGATCCAGGTCAAAAATGTTTATTTGCATAAGAACCGCGACAGCCGGCTATCGTTTATTCTCGTCGACGAGATCACCAGCCTTGCGGAAGTTCATGTAAGCGGGGAAAACCGGAATCAAAAAGCGCGGAATGCGCTTGTCAAGGCTGAGATTATAGATACGAAGGCTGCACAGGCAAAGGCTGTAACCTTGGTGGAACTGATGAATCGTGCAGCGGGTGTACGCGTCCGGCAATCGGGAGGACTGGGCAGCAATACGAACGTCATGCTCAACGGGTTTCAGGGTAAGTCCATCAAGCTATTTAAAGATGGTATTCCCACGGATTACCTCGGTGCTTCGTATAACATTTCGTCTATACCGGTCAATATGCTGGAAAGGGTGGAGGTATACAAAGGTGTGCTGCCGACTGAAATCGGTGCTGACGCGCTCGGCGGTGCCGTCAATATGGTCTCGAGAACGGAAAGTTCACGATATGCGGCCTTATCCTATGAAATAGGATCCTTTAACACACATCGTGCCTCCGTCAACTTGAAAAGCAGTGCCGGAAAAAGTCATTTTTACTGGGGCCTGGATGGGTTCTATAATTATTCGGATAATGATTATAAAGTGACCGCGAATATCCCCGATCCGGACAAATCGACGGTGTCTGCGGAGACTGTCAGATTATTTCACAATCAGTTTAAACAGGCGTATGCTGAGCTCTATGGGGGCTGGTCCAATCTGAGCTGGGCAGATGAGCTCCGTGTGGGGTGGACAGCTTTTCGAATTGATCGCGATAACCAGTTCGCGGCCTTGATGGAAAAGCCTTTCGGAGCAGCCAAAGCAAGTGAACATGCAGCCATCATTCCGACAGTACGTTATAAGAAAGATTTTTGGGATCATAAATTAACGATAGACCAGTTTTTGGTATACAGCAGGATCCGCGGCCGTCAGATCGATACGTTAAGCGGCTCGTACGATTGGTATGGGACCTATCATCCACCAGTGGATGCCAACAGGCGCGGTGAATCCGGCAATCCGACCTTAGCATCGTATACGTACTCGAACTTTACATCACGGACAGGATTGGTCTATCGAACTGCCGCTAATAGTAGCTTATCATTCAATGTAGTATATAACGATTACGGCCGTACGGGAAAGGATCCTTACGGTCCCACGACCGCGGGAAGCAACCCTGTGGACCTGCAGTCCTTGCCGGCAAGCTATCAGAAAGTGGTTGCCGGTCTGGGCTGGAAAACCGAATTATTGGAAAATAAGCTGGAAAATCTGTTCCAGGTAAAATACTATTATGCAAAAACTGCGGGGCAGGAAGTCAATATCAATACCGGATACCTCAACGAAAATACGTCCAGGGCGGATGTATCGAAACTTGGTGTCGCGGAGTCCATTAAATACAATTTATCCAAACGCACTTATCTGAGGCTTTCAGGCGAATTGGCGACGCGGCTGCCTGAGCAGACCGAGATCCTCGGCAATGGTGCATATGTATTGTCTAATTTTGCCATTAGGCCCGAGAAAAGTACCAACGGAAACATAGGTATCCGAACGAGACCAAACGATAAGGTTGATATCGAACTGAACAGTTTCTACCGGATCACCAAAGATATGATCATCACAGTGCCTGTCAATTTGCTGTATTCGCAAAGTGTCAATGTCGAATCTGTGCGGGGAATAGGCTTTGAGGCGGATATCCGATACACTCCCGGATCCTGGCTTTCCTTATACGCCAATGGTACCTATCAGGACTTCCGCTTATACCATATCGACAATCCCCTGATGGATTATCTGGAGGGAGCTCGCCTGCGGAATACGCCTTATTTTTTTGCGAATGTCGGCGCATCATCGGCTTTTTCCAATGTGTTCAGGAAAAGGGACAAGCTACAGGCCTACTATAACATGGCCTATGTGCACCAATACTATCTGAATTACATTCCCAGAAATACAGAACCTGATGGATTTTTGGGGCTTTGGGGCAAAGCCAAGGTCGATGCTCCCAATATTATTCCTTCACAGACGGTACATGCTGTGGGACTGCTATGGCAGCCAGAGTCCGCATTGCCCTTGACCGTCAATGTGGAATGCAAGAACCTATTCGATGCAGCTGTGTTTGACAACTTTAAAGTTCAGAACGCTGGCCGTAGCTTCCACCTGAAATTAAACTATATCCTGAAATATTAA
- a CDS encoding iron ABC transporter ATP-binding protein, whose amino-acid sequence MIEIQSICKKYGQHPVLKNISLSIPKGKVVSLIGPNGAGKSTLLSLVARLEKPGQGTITLDGIGLNSYPLSTLSKKLSFLKQHHVFDLKLKVSEIIGFGRFPHSRGRLNQEDHQKIEDAIAMMDLSAIRDAYIDEISGGQRQLAFLAMIIAQDTEYILLDEPLNNLDMKHAVDIMQTVRRLVRDFGRTVIAVIHDINFAANYSDYIVGLKGGEVVFCGETAHMVNEEMLRKLYGIDFRIMRDDTTVLCNYYKI is encoded by the coding sequence ATGATAGAAATTCAATCAATTTGCAAAAAATATGGACAGCATCCCGTCCTGAAAAATATCAGCCTGTCCATCCCGAAAGGAAAAGTGGTGTCGCTGATTGGCCCCAACGGTGCTGGGAAAAGCACGCTGTTGTCGCTCGTCGCCCGTCTGGAAAAACCTGGACAAGGAACAATAACCCTGGACGGAATAGGGCTCAACAGTTATCCTTTGAGCACGCTGTCCAAAAAGCTGTCCTTTCTCAAGCAGCATCATGTATTTGACCTCAAGCTAAAAGTGTCCGAAATCATCGGTTTCGGTCGCTTTCCGCATAGCCGGGGGCGATTGAATCAGGAAGATCATCAAAAAATAGAGGATGCCATCGCCATGATGGATCTTTCGGCGATCCGGGATGCCTACATAGATGAAATAAGCGGCGGACAGCGACAGCTCGCATTTTTGGCAATGATCATCGCGCAGGATACCGAATATATTTTGCTGGATGAACCACTCAATAATCTCGATATGAAACATGCTGTTGATATCATGCAGACGGTCCGCCGACTGGTCAGGGATTTTGGCAGGACGGTCATCGCGGTGATCCACGATATTAATTTCGCGGCGAACTATTCGGACTATATCGTCGGTCTCAAAGGGGGAGAGGTCGTCTTCTGCGGTGAGACAGCGCATATGGTAAACGAAGAAATGCTCCGGAAGCTATATGGTATTGACTTCCGCATTATGCGGGATGACACGACAGTACTATGTAATTATTATAAGATATAA
- a CDS encoding SusD/RagB family nutrient-binding outer membrane lipoprotein — protein sequence MKTILLKNTFAAVLMLLTGLSSCTKDFERINTPPTSVTAVDPALLLARILRDGTFQESGELPNNKFGSWIQHWAGGPVVPVSRYFEGPENLIWSQHYTLLRNIVQIKQELGGKENSPEGRSKLAIAELYEAYLYQRLTDLFGDIPYTEVTTSNKEINRTPKFDKQEAIYPALIQRVDAALAKLNDGDQTYGSSDFFYKGNIAKWKKFGNSLKLRLGMRMRYANSSLAQKTVTEAMTSPMGLLSSNSDNAAVATFNDAQAENQNPILRQMTTGSADLRYLANTLVDKLKEYNDPRLSLLAEPVNIGGTITYQGIGVALTDDQLSQLIRANYSTANKSTWFSLTFSPIPSYSFTYSDVCFYKAEAALLGWGATSADAQTYFTEGVKAALALPPYNLASVPTAYAQTVLNLNGLTDDQKMERIATQKWIHLFGRDMEAFAEWRRTGYPRLTPGPNAGSTNGQIPRRAIYSSEEAQLNEANLKEAVSRMSNGDSFLSKVWWDKK from the coding sequence ATGAAAACGATATTATTGAAAAATACATTTGCGGCCGTGTTGATGCTGTTGACAGGACTGAGCTCCTGCACCAAAGATTTCGAGCGGATCAACACGCCACCCACCTCGGTCACGGCCGTAGACCCTGCGTTATTGCTTGCCCGCATCCTGCGGGATGGTACTTTCCAGGAATCGGGCGAACTCCCGAACAATAAATTTGGATCCTGGATACAACATTGGGCAGGAGGCCCTGTTGTACCGGTATCCCGATATTTCGAGGGTCCTGAAAACCTGATCTGGTCGCAGCACTATACCTTGCTCCGCAATATTGTACAGATCAAGCAAGAGCTGGGCGGCAAAGAAAATAGTCCCGAAGGACGTAGCAAGCTGGCTATTGCCGAGCTCTACGAAGCCTACCTCTACCAGCGGCTGACCGATCTCTTCGGCGACATTCCCTACACTGAGGTGACCACAAGTAATAAAGAGATCAATCGCACTCCGAAATTCGATAAACAGGAGGCGATTTACCCTGCATTGATCCAGCGGGTAGATGCAGCGCTGGCGAAGCTCAACGATGGCGATCAGACCTACGGGTCTTCTGATTTTTTCTACAAAGGCAATATTGCAAAATGGAAAAAATTCGGCAATTCGCTCAAGCTGAGGCTGGGCATGCGCATGCGGTATGCAAACTCCAGTCTGGCGCAAAAGACGGTCACTGAGGCCATGACCTCGCCCATGGGGCTACTTTCGAGCAACAGCGACAACGCAGCGGTTGCCACATTCAACGATGCTCAGGCCGAGAATCAAAACCCAATTCTACGACAGATGACGACCGGCAGTGCCGACCTGCGGTATCTGGCCAATACGCTGGTGGACAAACTAAAAGAATACAATGATCCGAGGCTGAGCCTGCTCGCCGAGCCGGTCAATATCGGTGGAACCATAACCTATCAAGGTATTGGAGTCGCCCTTACTGACGACCAGCTATCCCAATTGATCCGTGCCAACTATTCCACAGCCAACAAATCGACATGGTTTAGTCTGACCTTCAGTCCCATTCCGAGCTATTCGTTTACCTATTCGGACGTTTGCTTTTACAAAGCTGAAGCTGCACTGCTTGGATGGGGGGCGACGAGCGCTGACGCGCAGACCTACTTTACCGAAGGTGTAAAGGCTGCTTTGGCTCTGCCCCCATATAACCTGGCGTCAGTACCAACAGCCTATGCGCAGACTGTGCTTAATCTGAATGGGCTGACCGATGATCAGAAAATGGAGCGTATAGCGACCCAGAAATGGATCCATCTTTTTGGCAGGGATATGGAGGCCTTCGCCGAGTGGCGGCGCACAGGCTACCCGAGGCTGACCCCCGGACCTAATGCCGGTTCGACCAATGGCCAGATTCCCAGACGCGCGATCTATTCCAGCGAAGAAGCGCAACTAAACGAGGCCAACCTAAAAGAAGCCGTGTCCAGGATGAGCAATGGTGACTCATTCCTGTCGAAAGTGTGGTGGGACAAAAAATGA